In Gambusia affinis linkage group LG08, SWU_Gaff_1.0, whole genome shotgun sequence, a single window of DNA contains:
- the bpgm gene encoding bisphosphoglycerate mutase, which translates to MSKYRLVLLRHGEGAWNKENRFCSWVDQKLSEEGVKEARDCGRLLKEQGYKFDLVFTSLLSRSIHTAWLVLEAMGQEWVPVVKSWRLNERHYGALIGLNRAEMALQHGEQKVKLWRRSYDITPPLIDESHPYYMEIYNDRRYATCDVPKENLPRAESLKEVLDRLLPYWNSTVVPEILKGKTVLISGHGNSCRAILKHVEGVSDEDIANVTLPTGVPVQLELDENLKPVKPRQLLGDQAKIQAAIKKVEDQGKAKQAT; encoded by the exons ATGTCTAAGTACAGACTGGTTCTGCTGAGGCATGGCGAAGGGGCCTGGAACAAGGAGAACCGCTTCTGCAGCTGGGTCGACCAGAAGCTGAGCGAGGAAGGGGTGAAGGAAGCCCGGGACTGCGGCAGGCTTCTCAAGGAGCAGGGATACAAGTTCGACTTGGTGTTCACCTCCCTACTCAGCCGCTCCATCCACACGGCATGGCTGGTGTTGGAGGCCATGGGCCAGGAGTGGGTCCCCGTCGTCAAGTCGTGGCGGCTTAACGAACGCCACTATGGAGCCCTGATCGGACTCAACCGGGCAGAAATGGCTCTGCAGCACGGAGAGCAAAAGGTGAAGCTGTGGAGAAGGAGCTATGACATCACTCCGCCTCTGATTGATGAGTCCCACCCCTATTATATGGAAATCTACAACGACCGCAGATACGCCACTTGCGACGTGCCGAAGGAGAACCTCCCCCGAGCGGAGAGCCTGAAGGAGGTTCTGGACAGGCTGCTGCCGTACTGGAACAGCACTGTGGTCCCAGAGATCCTGAAAGGCAAGACAGTCCTCATTTCTGGTCACGGAAACAGCTGCAGGGCCATCCTTAAACACGTGGAAG GTGTTTCGGACGAAGATATCGCCAACGTGACTTTACCCACCGGGGTACCTGTGCAGCTAGAGCTGGACGAGAACCTCAAACCAGTGAAACCTCGCCAGCTGCTGGGAGACCAGGCCAAGATTCAGGCCGCCATTAAAAAGGTGGAGGACCAGGGCAAGGCTAAACAAGCGACTTGa